The proteins below come from a single Sorghum bicolor cultivar BTx623 chromosome 4, Sorghum_bicolor_NCBIv3, whole genome shotgun sequence genomic window:
- the LOC8078308 gene encoding peroxidase P7, producing the protein MTTMASSTTTGHCMFFALILLSSAAYGQLSTSFYDTSCPSLESTVRSVVSGVINNGNRRMGASLLRLFFHDCFVQGCDASILLDDVPGTFVGEKNAGPNANSVLGYDVINNIKTAVEANCPGVVSCADIVALAARDGVNLLGGPTWSVSLGRRDSTTASQSQANSDLPSPASSLSTLIAAFASKGLNATDMTALSGAHTVGMAQCKTYRSRIYSDANINKQFANTLKGNCSATQGGSTDTNLAGLDVQTQVVFDNAYFGNLMKKKGLLHSDQELFNGGSQDALVQQYDADPGLFASHFVTAMIKMGNISPLTGSQGQIRANCGRVN; encoded by the exons ATGACGACCATGGCTTCGTCCACGACGACCGGCCATTGCATGTTCTTTGCACTGATTCTCCTCTCTTCGGCGGCGTACGGCCAGCTCTCGACGTCGTTCTACGACACCAGCTGCCCGTCGCTGGAGTCCACAGTGCGCTCCGTCGTGTCTGGTGTCATCAATAACGGCAACCGCCGGATGGGCGCCTCCCTTCTCCGCCTCTTCTTCCACGACTGCTTCGTTCAG GGCTGCGACGCCTCGATTCTTCTTGACGACGTGCCGGGCACCTTCGTCGGCGAGAAAAACGCCGGCCCCAACGCCAACTCCGTCCTCGGCTacgacgtcatcaacaacataAAGACGGCCGTCGAGGCCAACTGCCCCGGCGTCGTCTCCTGCGCCGACATCGTCGCCCTCGCCGCGCGGGACGGCGTCAACCTG CTCGGCGGACCGACCTGGAGCGTGTCTCTGGGCCGGCGggactcgacgacggcgagccaGAGCCAAGCGAACAGCGACCTGCCGTCGCCGGCGTCTAGCCTGAGCACGCTCATCGCGGCGTTCGCGAGCAAGGGCCTGAACGCGACGGACATGACGGCGCTCTCCGGCGCGCACACCGTCGGCATGGCGCAGTGCAAGACGTACCGCAGCCGCATCTACAGCGACGCCAACATCAACAAGCAGTTCGCCAACACGCTCAAGGGCAACTGCTCGGCGACGCAGGGCGGGAGTACCGACACCAACCTAGCGGGGCTGGACGTGCAGACGCAGGTCGTCTTCGACAACGCCTACTTTGGGaacctgatgaagaagaagggactGCTGCACTCGGACCAGGAGCTCTTCAACGGCGGGTCGCAGGACGCGCTGGTGCAGCAGTACGACGCCGACCCGGGGCTCTTCGCCTCACACTTCGTCACCGCTATGATAAAGATGGGGAACATCAGCCCGCTCACCGGAAGCCAAGGACAGATCAGGGCCAACTGCGGCAGggttaattaa